The following coding sequences are from one Phalacrocorax carbo chromosome 13, bPhaCar2.1, whole genome shotgun sequence window:
- the SEC24C gene encoding protein transport protein Sec24C isoform X2 has translation MSVNQQAHTGPPYGQPQPGYQGYQQPVYGGQPLPGVPQSQYGAYNGPMPGYQQPVPPQGYFPSLGFPSKGSPVSLNSDTSSLAPNFIGSSRAPPTSGPPPPASGASLPSGHLAYSQFGHGDVQNGIPASAAPMQRPPASQLFLPGSAPTPVSQTSTFQQYGPPPASVQQLSNHMAGMTVGSTTASAPPPAGLGYGPPTSVPPVSGSFSATGSSLYTPYTASQGSPPTSVSQGLPLAQPPFPGQPVSTQRLSTQVPGFAPPPSSTGIGPSSYPPTTGAPRPPTMPGPPLPGQTVAGPPTSQPNHVSSPPPPTTMSGLHPGPPMSGLHGPPPPTHPPQPGYQMQQNGSFGQMRGPQPNYGGAYPGTPNYGSQPGPPPPSKRLDPDSIPSPIQVIEDDRSNRGSEPFVTGVRGQVPPLVTTNFLVKDQGNASPRYIRCTSYNIPCTSDMAKQSQVPLAAVIKPLATLPPEETLPYLVDHGESGPVRCNRCKAYMCPFMQFIEGGRRFQCCFCSCVTEVPPQYFQHLDHTGKRVDFYDRPELSLGSYEFLATVDYCKNNKFPSPPAFIFMIDVSYNAVKSGLVRLICEELKSLLDYLPREGNMEESAIRVGFVTYNKVLHFYNVKSSLAQPQMMVVSDVADMFVPLLDGFLVNVNESRTVIASLLDQIPEMFADTRETEIVFAPVIQAGLEALKAAECAGKLFIFHTSLPIAEAPGKLKNRDDKKLINTDKEKTLFQPQTSFYNNLAKDCVAQGCCVDLFLFPNQYLDVATLGVVTYQTGGSIYKYAYFQLETDQDRFLNDLRRDVQKEVGFDAVMRVRTSTGIRATDFFGAFYMSNTTDVEMAGLDCDKTITVEFKHDDKLNEDSGALLQCALLYTSCAGQRRLRIHNLSLNCCTQLADLYRNCETDTLINYLAKYAYRGVLGSPVKTVRDALINQCAQILACYRKNCASPSSAGQLILPECMKLLPVYLNCVLKSDVLQPGPEVTTDDRAYIRQLVTSMDVAETNVFFYPRLLPLNKADVDSDSLPAAIRNSEERLSKGDMYLLENGLNIFVWVGVNVQQGLIQNLFGVSSFSQISNTLSTLPVLENPFSKKVRSIVDMLQVQRSRHMKLIIVKQEDKLEMLFKHFLVEDKSLSGGASYVDFLCHMHKEIRQLLS, from the exons ATGAGTGTAAACCAGCAAGCTCACACAGGGCCTCCTTATGGGCAACCTCAGCCTGGATATCAGGGATACCAGCAGCCTGTCTACGGAGGACAGCCATTGCCAGGGGTTCCTCAGTCGCAATATGGAGCTTATAATGGTCCGATGCCAGGATATCAACAGCCGGTCCCTCCACAAG GTTACTTTCCTTCCTTGGGGTTCCCTTCGAAGGGCTCTCCTGTATCTCTCAACTCTGACACTTCTTCTCTTGCACCTAATTTCATAG GTTCGTCAAGAGCCCCTCCAACATCTGGACCTCCCCCTCCAGCTTCTGGAGCATCTCTTCCTTCTGGCCACCTGGCATACAGTCAGTTTGGACATGGAGATGTGCAGAATGGGATTCCAGCCTCAGCAGCCCCAATGCAGAG GCCACCTGCTTCTCAGCTGTTTCTGCCAGGCTCTGCACCCACACCTGTCAGCCAGACATCTACGTTCCAGCAGTATGGTCCCCCACCAGCCAGTGTACAGCAGCTCAGCAATCACATGGCAGGGATGACAGTTGGCAGTACTACAGCCTCTGCTCCTCCCCCAGCTGGACTGGGCTATG GTCCCCCAACATCAGTTCCCCCAGTCTCAGGAAGCTTTAGTGCAACAGGATCTAGTCTCTACACACCTTACACTGCAAGCCAAGGATCCCCTCCTACCAGCGTGTCTCAGGGTCTTCCTTTGGCACAGCCTCCATTTCCTGGTCAACCAGTATCAACTCAGCGCCTATCTACTCAAGTCCCTGGTTTTGCCCCACCTCCCTCTTCTACAGGGATTGGACCTTCCTCTTACCCTCCTACCACAGGTGCCCCAAGGCCACCTACCATGCCAGGCCCACCACTGCCTGGGCAGACAGTTGCTGGGCCACCAACATCCCAGCCTAATCATGTATCCTCACCACCACCTCCAACAACTATGTCGGGGCTGCACCCTGGGCCTCCTATGAGCGGCCTCCATGGACCGCCTCCTCCAACTCATCCTCCTCAGCCAGGATACCAAATGCAGCAGAATG GTTCATTTGGGCAGATGAGGGGTCCCCAACCAAACTATGGAGGAGCCTATCCCGGAACACCAAATTATGGAAGTCAACCTGGACCACCACCTCCATCAAAACGCTTGGATCCAGATTCCATTCCTAGCCCT ATCCAAGTGATTGAAGATGACAGGAGTAACCGTGGGTCAGAACCATTTGTCACTGGAGTGAGAGGGCAGGTCCCACCTCTTGTTACTACAAATTTCTTGGTCAAGGAtcaag GTAATGCAAGCCCCCGCTACATAAGATGCACATCTTATAATATTCCCTGCACCTCAGATATGGCCAAACAGTCCCAAGTTCCCCTAGCTGCTGTCATAAAACCGCTGGCTACTCTACCCCCAGAGGAG ACCCTTCCTTACTTGGTAGACCATGGAGAATCCGGTCCTGTCCGATGTAATAGGTGCAAGGCTTACATGTGCCCTTTTATGCAATTCATTGAGGGTGGAAGGAGGTTCCAGTGttgtttctgcagctgtgtCACTGAGG tgccgCCTCAGTACTTCCAGCATTTGGATCATACTGGAAAGCGAGTAGACTTTTATGATCGACCTGAGTTATCACTGGGGTCTTACGAGTTTCTAGCAACAGTTGACTATTGCAAG AATAACAAGTTTCCCAGTCCacctgctttcattttcatgatTGATGTGTCTTACAATGCTGTGAAGAGTGGCTTAGTGAGACTAATATGTGAAGAATTAAAGTCACTCCTGGATTACCTGCCCAG GGAAGGCAATATGGAAGAATCAGCCATTCGAGTAGGCTTTGTCACTTACAACAAAGTGTTACACTTCTATAACGTGAAGAGCTCCCTGGCACAGCCACAAATGATGGTTGTCTCAGATGTAGCAGATATGTTTGTGCCACTCCTTGATGGTTTTCTGGTGAATGTGAACGAGTCCAGGACGGTTATTGCCAG TTTGCTGGATCAGATTCCAGAAATGTTTGCAGAcacaagagaaacagaaattgtttttgCACCTGTGATTCAAGCAGGGCTGGAGGCGCTGAAG gcagctgagtGTGCTGGCAAGCTCTTCATCTTCCACACCTCTCTGCCCATTGCAGAGGCCCCAGGAAAGTTAAAGAACAGGGATGATAAGAAACTGATCAACACAGATAAGGAAAAG ACTTTGTTTCAACCACAAACAAGCTTTTACAACAACTTGGCGAAGGACTGCGTGGCCCAGGGCTGCTGTGTGGATCTGTTCCTATTTCCAAACCAGTATTTGGATGTGGCGACACTGGGTGTAGTAACTTACCAGACAGGAGGGTCCATTTATAAATATGCGTATTTCCAG CTGGAGACAGACCAGGATAGGTTCCTGAATGACTTGAGAAGAGATGTCCAGAAGGAAGTGGGTTTTGATGCTGTAATGAGAGTCCGCACAAGCACAG gTATTCGAGCAACTGACTTTTTTGGAGCTTTCTATATGAGCAATACAACTGATGTAGAGATGGCAGGTTTGGACTGTGATAAAACAATCACGGTGGAATTCAAGCACGATGACAAACTGAATGAAGACAGTGGTGCGCTCCTTCAG TGTGCCCTGTTGTATACAAGTTGCGCAGGACAGAGACGACTCCGCATTCACAACCTCTCCTTAAACTGTTGCACGCAGCTTGCTGATCTCTATCGAAACTGTGAGACAGACACGCTCATCAATTACTTGGCTAAATATG cATATCGTGGAGTTCTGGGTAGTCCAGTAAAGACTGTACGAGATGCACTGATCAACCAGTGTGCCCAGATCCTAGCTTGCTATCGAAAGAATTGTGCTAGTCCCTCTTCTGCTGGTCAG CTCATCCTTCCTGAATGCATGAAGTTGCTTCCTGTGTACTTGAATTGTGTGTTGAAGAGTGACGTCCTTCAGCCTGGTCCAGAGGTCACAACAGATGACCGTGCCTACATCCGTCAGTTAGTCACATCCATGGATGTGgcagaaacaaatgttttcttctatcCCAGGCTTTTGCCCCTG aacaaagcagatGTTGACAGTGACTCCTTGCCAGCAGCAATCCGGAACTCAGAGGAACGTCTCTCCAAGGGTGACATGTACCTGCTGGAGAATGGGCTGAACATCTTTGTTTGGGTGGGAGTCAATGTGCAGCAAGGCCTGATCCAGAACCTCTTTGGAGTGTCATCATTCAGTCAAATTAGCAACACCTTG AGTACCCTGCCTGTCTTGGAAAACCCCTTTTCAAAGAAAGTACGATCTATTGTTGACATGCTTCAAGTGCAGAGATCCCGCCACATGAAG ttAATAATTGTGAAGCAAGAAGATAAGCTGGAAATGCTGTTCAAACACTTCCTAGTGGAGGACAAGAGCCTGAGTGGGGGGGCTTCATATGTGGACTTCCTGTGTCACATGCACAAGGAGATTCGGCAACTACTGAGCTAG
- the SEC24C gene encoding protein transport protein Sec24C isoform X3, which produces MSVNQQAHTGPPYGQPQPGYQGYQQPVYGGQPLPGVPQSQYGAYNGPMPGYQQPVPPQGSSRAPPTSGPPPPASGASLPSGHLAYSQFGHGDVQNGIPASAAPMQRPPASQLFLPGSAPTPVSQTSTFQQYGPPPASVQQLSNHMAGMTVGSTTASAPPPAGLGYGPPTSVPPVSGSFSATGSSLYTPYTASQGSPPTSVSQGLPLAQPPFPGQPVSTQRLSTQVPGFAPPPSSTGIGPSSYPPTTGAPRPPTMPGPPLPGQTVAGPPTSQPNHVSSPPPPTTMSGLHPGPPMSGLHGPPPPTHPPQPGYQMQQNGSFGQMRGPQPNYGGAYPGTPNYGSQPGPPPPSKRLDPDSIPSPQLNELPPQQKPRHRIDPDAIPSPIQVIEDDRSNRGSEPFVTGVRGQVPPLVTTNFLVKDQGNASPRYIRCTSYNIPCTSDMAKQSQVPLAAVIKPLATLPPEETLPYLVDHGESGPVRCNRCKAYMCPFMQFIEGGRRFQCCFCSCVTEVPPQYFQHLDHTGKRVDFYDRPELSLGSYEFLATVDYCKNNKFPSPPAFIFMIDVSYNAVKSGLVRLICEELKSLLDYLPREGNMEESAIRVGFVTYNKVLHFYNVKSSLAQPQMMVVSDVADMFVPLLDGFLVNVNESRTVIASLLDQIPEMFADTRETEIVFAPVIQAGLEALKAAECAGKLFIFHTSLPIAEAPGKLKNRDDKKLINTDKEKTLFQPQTSFYNNLAKDCVAQGCCVDLFLFPNQYLDVATLGVVTYQTGGSIYKYAYFQLETDQDRFLNDLRRDVQKEVGFDAVMRVRTSTGIRATDFFGAFYMSNTTDVEMAGLDCDKTITVEFKHDDKLNEDSGALLQCALLYTSCAGQRRLRIHNLSLNCCTQLADLYRNCETDTLINYLAKYAYRGVLGSPVKTVRDALINQCAQILACYRKNCASPSSAGQLILPECMKLLPVYLNCVLKSDVLQPGPEVTTDDRAYIRQLVTSMDVAETNVFFYPRLLPLNKADVDSDSLPAAIRNSEERLSKGDMYLLENGLNIFVWVGVNVQQGLIQNLFGVSSFSQISNTLSTLPVLENPFSKKVRSIVDMLQVQRSRHMKLIIVKQEDKLEMLFKHFLVEDKSLSGGASYVDFLCHMHKEIRQLLS; this is translated from the exons ATGAGTGTAAACCAGCAAGCTCACACAGGGCCTCCTTATGGGCAACCTCAGCCTGGATATCAGGGATACCAGCAGCCTGTCTACGGAGGACAGCCATTGCCAGGGGTTCCTCAGTCGCAATATGGAGCTTATAATGGTCCGATGCCAGGATATCAACAGCCGGTCCCTCCACAAG GTTCGTCAAGAGCCCCTCCAACATCTGGACCTCCCCCTCCAGCTTCTGGAGCATCTCTTCCTTCTGGCCACCTGGCATACAGTCAGTTTGGACATGGAGATGTGCAGAATGGGATTCCAGCCTCAGCAGCCCCAATGCAGAG GCCACCTGCTTCTCAGCTGTTTCTGCCAGGCTCTGCACCCACACCTGTCAGCCAGACATCTACGTTCCAGCAGTATGGTCCCCCACCAGCCAGTGTACAGCAGCTCAGCAATCACATGGCAGGGATGACAGTTGGCAGTACTACAGCCTCTGCTCCTCCCCCAGCTGGACTGGGCTATG GTCCCCCAACATCAGTTCCCCCAGTCTCAGGAAGCTTTAGTGCAACAGGATCTAGTCTCTACACACCTTACACTGCAAGCCAAGGATCCCCTCCTACCAGCGTGTCTCAGGGTCTTCCTTTGGCACAGCCTCCATTTCCTGGTCAACCAGTATCAACTCAGCGCCTATCTACTCAAGTCCCTGGTTTTGCCCCACCTCCCTCTTCTACAGGGATTGGACCTTCCTCTTACCCTCCTACCACAGGTGCCCCAAGGCCACCTACCATGCCAGGCCCACCACTGCCTGGGCAGACAGTTGCTGGGCCACCAACATCCCAGCCTAATCATGTATCCTCACCACCACCTCCAACAACTATGTCGGGGCTGCACCCTGGGCCTCCTATGAGCGGCCTCCATGGACCGCCTCCTCCAACTCATCCTCCTCAGCCAGGATACCAAATGCAGCAGAATG GTTCATTTGGGCAGATGAGGGGTCCCCAACCAAACTATGGAGGAGCCTATCCCGGAACACCAAATTATGGAAGTCAACCTGGACCACCACCTCCATCAAAACGCTTGGATCCAGATTCCATTCCTAGCCCT caacttaaTGAGCTGCCACCCCAGCAGAAACCCAGGCACAGAATAGACCCAGATGCAATTCCTAGTCCA ATCCAAGTGATTGAAGATGACAGGAGTAACCGTGGGTCAGAACCATTTGTCACTGGAGTGAGAGGGCAGGTCCCACCTCTTGTTACTACAAATTTCTTGGTCAAGGAtcaag GTAATGCAAGCCCCCGCTACATAAGATGCACATCTTATAATATTCCCTGCACCTCAGATATGGCCAAACAGTCCCAAGTTCCCCTAGCTGCTGTCATAAAACCGCTGGCTACTCTACCCCCAGAGGAG ACCCTTCCTTACTTGGTAGACCATGGAGAATCCGGTCCTGTCCGATGTAATAGGTGCAAGGCTTACATGTGCCCTTTTATGCAATTCATTGAGGGTGGAAGGAGGTTCCAGTGttgtttctgcagctgtgtCACTGAGG tgccgCCTCAGTACTTCCAGCATTTGGATCATACTGGAAAGCGAGTAGACTTTTATGATCGACCTGAGTTATCACTGGGGTCTTACGAGTTTCTAGCAACAGTTGACTATTGCAAG AATAACAAGTTTCCCAGTCCacctgctttcattttcatgatTGATGTGTCTTACAATGCTGTGAAGAGTGGCTTAGTGAGACTAATATGTGAAGAATTAAAGTCACTCCTGGATTACCTGCCCAG GGAAGGCAATATGGAAGAATCAGCCATTCGAGTAGGCTTTGTCACTTACAACAAAGTGTTACACTTCTATAACGTGAAGAGCTCCCTGGCACAGCCACAAATGATGGTTGTCTCAGATGTAGCAGATATGTTTGTGCCACTCCTTGATGGTTTTCTGGTGAATGTGAACGAGTCCAGGACGGTTATTGCCAG TTTGCTGGATCAGATTCCAGAAATGTTTGCAGAcacaagagaaacagaaattgtttttgCACCTGTGATTCAAGCAGGGCTGGAGGCGCTGAAG gcagctgagtGTGCTGGCAAGCTCTTCATCTTCCACACCTCTCTGCCCATTGCAGAGGCCCCAGGAAAGTTAAAGAACAGGGATGATAAGAAACTGATCAACACAGATAAGGAAAAG ACTTTGTTTCAACCACAAACAAGCTTTTACAACAACTTGGCGAAGGACTGCGTGGCCCAGGGCTGCTGTGTGGATCTGTTCCTATTTCCAAACCAGTATTTGGATGTGGCGACACTGGGTGTAGTAACTTACCAGACAGGAGGGTCCATTTATAAATATGCGTATTTCCAG CTGGAGACAGACCAGGATAGGTTCCTGAATGACTTGAGAAGAGATGTCCAGAAGGAAGTGGGTTTTGATGCTGTAATGAGAGTCCGCACAAGCACAG gTATTCGAGCAACTGACTTTTTTGGAGCTTTCTATATGAGCAATACAACTGATGTAGAGATGGCAGGTTTGGACTGTGATAAAACAATCACGGTGGAATTCAAGCACGATGACAAACTGAATGAAGACAGTGGTGCGCTCCTTCAG TGTGCCCTGTTGTATACAAGTTGCGCAGGACAGAGACGACTCCGCATTCACAACCTCTCCTTAAACTGTTGCACGCAGCTTGCTGATCTCTATCGAAACTGTGAGACAGACACGCTCATCAATTACTTGGCTAAATATG cATATCGTGGAGTTCTGGGTAGTCCAGTAAAGACTGTACGAGATGCACTGATCAACCAGTGTGCCCAGATCCTAGCTTGCTATCGAAAGAATTGTGCTAGTCCCTCTTCTGCTGGTCAG CTCATCCTTCCTGAATGCATGAAGTTGCTTCCTGTGTACTTGAATTGTGTGTTGAAGAGTGACGTCCTTCAGCCTGGTCCAGAGGTCACAACAGATGACCGTGCCTACATCCGTCAGTTAGTCACATCCATGGATGTGgcagaaacaaatgttttcttctatcCCAGGCTTTTGCCCCTG aacaaagcagatGTTGACAGTGACTCCTTGCCAGCAGCAATCCGGAACTCAGAGGAACGTCTCTCCAAGGGTGACATGTACCTGCTGGAGAATGGGCTGAACATCTTTGTTTGGGTGGGAGTCAATGTGCAGCAAGGCCTGATCCAGAACCTCTTTGGAGTGTCATCATTCAGTCAAATTAGCAACACCTTG AGTACCCTGCCTGTCTTGGAAAACCCCTTTTCAAAGAAAGTACGATCTATTGTTGACATGCTTCAAGTGCAGAGATCCCGCCACATGAAG ttAATAATTGTGAAGCAAGAAGATAAGCTGGAAATGCTGTTCAAACACTTCCTAGTGGAGGACAAGAGCCTGAGTGGGGGGGCTTCATATGTGGACTTCCTGTGTCACATGCACAAGGAGATTCGGCAACTACTGAGCTAG
- the SEC24C gene encoding protein transport protein Sec24C isoform X1, with the protein MSVNQQAHTGPPYGQPQPGYQGYQQPVYGGQPLPGVPQSQYGAYNGPMPGYQQPVPPQGYFPSLGFPSKGSPVSLNSDTSSLAPNFIGSSRAPPTSGPPPPASGASLPSGHLAYSQFGHGDVQNGIPASAAPMQRPPASQLFLPGSAPTPVSQTSTFQQYGPPPASVQQLSNHMAGMTVGSTTASAPPPAGLGYGPPTSVPPVSGSFSATGSSLYTPYTASQGSPPTSVSQGLPLAQPPFPGQPVSTQRLSTQVPGFAPPPSSTGIGPSSYPPTTGAPRPPTMPGPPLPGQTVAGPPTSQPNHVSSPPPPTTMSGLHPGPPMSGLHGPPPPTHPPQPGYQMQQNGSFGQMRGPQPNYGGAYPGTPNYGSQPGPPPPSKRLDPDSIPSPQLNELPPQQKPRHRIDPDAIPSPIQVIEDDRSNRGSEPFVTGVRGQVPPLVTTNFLVKDQGNASPRYIRCTSYNIPCTSDMAKQSQVPLAAVIKPLATLPPEETLPYLVDHGESGPVRCNRCKAYMCPFMQFIEGGRRFQCCFCSCVTEVPPQYFQHLDHTGKRVDFYDRPELSLGSYEFLATVDYCKNNKFPSPPAFIFMIDVSYNAVKSGLVRLICEELKSLLDYLPREGNMEESAIRVGFVTYNKVLHFYNVKSSLAQPQMMVVSDVADMFVPLLDGFLVNVNESRTVIASLLDQIPEMFADTRETEIVFAPVIQAGLEALKAAECAGKLFIFHTSLPIAEAPGKLKNRDDKKLINTDKEKTLFQPQTSFYNNLAKDCVAQGCCVDLFLFPNQYLDVATLGVVTYQTGGSIYKYAYFQLETDQDRFLNDLRRDVQKEVGFDAVMRVRTSTGIRATDFFGAFYMSNTTDVEMAGLDCDKTITVEFKHDDKLNEDSGALLQCALLYTSCAGQRRLRIHNLSLNCCTQLADLYRNCETDTLINYLAKYAYRGVLGSPVKTVRDALINQCAQILACYRKNCASPSSAGQLILPECMKLLPVYLNCVLKSDVLQPGPEVTTDDRAYIRQLVTSMDVAETNVFFYPRLLPLNKADVDSDSLPAAIRNSEERLSKGDMYLLENGLNIFVWVGVNVQQGLIQNLFGVSSFSQISNTLSTLPVLENPFSKKVRSIVDMLQVQRSRHMKLIIVKQEDKLEMLFKHFLVEDKSLSGGASYVDFLCHMHKEIRQLLS; encoded by the exons ATGAGTGTAAACCAGCAAGCTCACACAGGGCCTCCTTATGGGCAACCTCAGCCTGGATATCAGGGATACCAGCAGCCTGTCTACGGAGGACAGCCATTGCCAGGGGTTCCTCAGTCGCAATATGGAGCTTATAATGGTCCGATGCCAGGATATCAACAGCCGGTCCCTCCACAAG GTTACTTTCCTTCCTTGGGGTTCCCTTCGAAGGGCTCTCCTGTATCTCTCAACTCTGACACTTCTTCTCTTGCACCTAATTTCATAG GTTCGTCAAGAGCCCCTCCAACATCTGGACCTCCCCCTCCAGCTTCTGGAGCATCTCTTCCTTCTGGCCACCTGGCATACAGTCAGTTTGGACATGGAGATGTGCAGAATGGGATTCCAGCCTCAGCAGCCCCAATGCAGAG GCCACCTGCTTCTCAGCTGTTTCTGCCAGGCTCTGCACCCACACCTGTCAGCCAGACATCTACGTTCCAGCAGTATGGTCCCCCACCAGCCAGTGTACAGCAGCTCAGCAATCACATGGCAGGGATGACAGTTGGCAGTACTACAGCCTCTGCTCCTCCCCCAGCTGGACTGGGCTATG GTCCCCCAACATCAGTTCCCCCAGTCTCAGGAAGCTTTAGTGCAACAGGATCTAGTCTCTACACACCTTACACTGCAAGCCAAGGATCCCCTCCTACCAGCGTGTCTCAGGGTCTTCCTTTGGCACAGCCTCCATTTCCTGGTCAACCAGTATCAACTCAGCGCCTATCTACTCAAGTCCCTGGTTTTGCCCCACCTCCCTCTTCTACAGGGATTGGACCTTCCTCTTACCCTCCTACCACAGGTGCCCCAAGGCCACCTACCATGCCAGGCCCACCACTGCCTGGGCAGACAGTTGCTGGGCCACCAACATCCCAGCCTAATCATGTATCCTCACCACCACCTCCAACAACTATGTCGGGGCTGCACCCTGGGCCTCCTATGAGCGGCCTCCATGGACCGCCTCCTCCAACTCATCCTCCTCAGCCAGGATACCAAATGCAGCAGAATG GTTCATTTGGGCAGATGAGGGGTCCCCAACCAAACTATGGAGGAGCCTATCCCGGAACACCAAATTATGGAAGTCAACCTGGACCACCACCTCCATCAAAACGCTTGGATCCAGATTCCATTCCTAGCCCT caacttaaTGAGCTGCCACCCCAGCAGAAACCCAGGCACAGAATAGACCCAGATGCAATTCCTAGTCCA ATCCAAGTGATTGAAGATGACAGGAGTAACCGTGGGTCAGAACCATTTGTCACTGGAGTGAGAGGGCAGGTCCCACCTCTTGTTACTACAAATTTCTTGGTCAAGGAtcaag GTAATGCAAGCCCCCGCTACATAAGATGCACATCTTATAATATTCCCTGCACCTCAGATATGGCCAAACAGTCCCAAGTTCCCCTAGCTGCTGTCATAAAACCGCTGGCTACTCTACCCCCAGAGGAG ACCCTTCCTTACTTGGTAGACCATGGAGAATCCGGTCCTGTCCGATGTAATAGGTGCAAGGCTTACATGTGCCCTTTTATGCAATTCATTGAGGGTGGAAGGAGGTTCCAGTGttgtttctgcagctgtgtCACTGAGG tgccgCCTCAGTACTTCCAGCATTTGGATCATACTGGAAAGCGAGTAGACTTTTATGATCGACCTGAGTTATCACTGGGGTCTTACGAGTTTCTAGCAACAGTTGACTATTGCAAG AATAACAAGTTTCCCAGTCCacctgctttcattttcatgatTGATGTGTCTTACAATGCTGTGAAGAGTGGCTTAGTGAGACTAATATGTGAAGAATTAAAGTCACTCCTGGATTACCTGCCCAG GGAAGGCAATATGGAAGAATCAGCCATTCGAGTAGGCTTTGTCACTTACAACAAAGTGTTACACTTCTATAACGTGAAGAGCTCCCTGGCACAGCCACAAATGATGGTTGTCTCAGATGTAGCAGATATGTTTGTGCCACTCCTTGATGGTTTTCTGGTGAATGTGAACGAGTCCAGGACGGTTATTGCCAG TTTGCTGGATCAGATTCCAGAAATGTTTGCAGAcacaagagaaacagaaattgtttttgCACCTGTGATTCAAGCAGGGCTGGAGGCGCTGAAG gcagctgagtGTGCTGGCAAGCTCTTCATCTTCCACACCTCTCTGCCCATTGCAGAGGCCCCAGGAAAGTTAAAGAACAGGGATGATAAGAAACTGATCAACACAGATAAGGAAAAG ACTTTGTTTCAACCACAAACAAGCTTTTACAACAACTTGGCGAAGGACTGCGTGGCCCAGGGCTGCTGTGTGGATCTGTTCCTATTTCCAAACCAGTATTTGGATGTGGCGACACTGGGTGTAGTAACTTACCAGACAGGAGGGTCCATTTATAAATATGCGTATTTCCAG CTGGAGACAGACCAGGATAGGTTCCTGAATGACTTGAGAAGAGATGTCCAGAAGGAAGTGGGTTTTGATGCTGTAATGAGAGTCCGCACAAGCACAG gTATTCGAGCAACTGACTTTTTTGGAGCTTTCTATATGAGCAATACAACTGATGTAGAGATGGCAGGTTTGGACTGTGATAAAACAATCACGGTGGAATTCAAGCACGATGACAAACTGAATGAAGACAGTGGTGCGCTCCTTCAG TGTGCCCTGTTGTATACAAGTTGCGCAGGACAGAGACGACTCCGCATTCACAACCTCTCCTTAAACTGTTGCACGCAGCTTGCTGATCTCTATCGAAACTGTGAGACAGACACGCTCATCAATTACTTGGCTAAATATG cATATCGTGGAGTTCTGGGTAGTCCAGTAAAGACTGTACGAGATGCACTGATCAACCAGTGTGCCCAGATCCTAGCTTGCTATCGAAAGAATTGTGCTAGTCCCTCTTCTGCTGGTCAG CTCATCCTTCCTGAATGCATGAAGTTGCTTCCTGTGTACTTGAATTGTGTGTTGAAGAGTGACGTCCTTCAGCCTGGTCCAGAGGTCACAACAGATGACCGTGCCTACATCCGTCAGTTAGTCACATCCATGGATGTGgcagaaacaaatgttttcttctatcCCAGGCTTTTGCCCCTG aacaaagcagatGTTGACAGTGACTCCTTGCCAGCAGCAATCCGGAACTCAGAGGAACGTCTCTCCAAGGGTGACATGTACCTGCTGGAGAATGGGCTGAACATCTTTGTTTGGGTGGGAGTCAATGTGCAGCAAGGCCTGATCCAGAACCTCTTTGGAGTGTCATCATTCAGTCAAATTAGCAACACCTTG AGTACCCTGCCTGTCTTGGAAAACCCCTTTTCAAAGAAAGTACGATCTATTGTTGACATGCTTCAAGTGCAGAGATCCCGCCACATGAAG ttAATAATTGTGAAGCAAGAAGATAAGCTGGAAATGCTGTTCAAACACTTCCTAGTGGAGGACAAGAGCCTGAGTGGGGGGGCTTCATATGTGGACTTCCTGTGTCACATGCACAAGGAGATTCGGCAACTACTGAGCTAG